In one Arenibacter antarcticus genomic region, the following are encoded:
- the der gene encoding ribosome biogenesis GTPase Der yields the protein MSAIVAIVGRPNVGKSTFFNRLIQRREAIVDAESGVTRDRHYGKSDWNGIEFSVIDTGGYVLGSDDVFEKEIDKQVELAIDEADAIIFMVDVEAGVTGMDEDVANLLRRVNKPVFLVVNKVDNGKRAENAVEFYSLGLGDYYTIASISGSGTGDLLDDLVKILPEKEKVEDNLPRFAVVGRPNAGKSSFINALIGEERYIVTDVPGTTRDSIDTKYNRFGFEFNLVDTAGIRRKAKVREDLEFYSVMRSVRAIEHSDVCILMLDATRGFDGQVENIFWLAQRNNKGIVILVNKWDLIEDKETNTIKQYTQKIKEAITPFVDVPILFISVHTKQRIFKAIETAVQVYENRNKKVVTRKLNDIMLPIIENYPPPAYKDKYVKIKFCTQLPTPYPQFAFFCNLPQYVRDPYKRFLENKLREHFDFTGVPVTVFMRKK from the coding sequence ATGAGTGCAATAGTTGCTATTGTAGGAAGACCTAATGTAGGCAAATCAACTTTTTTTAACCGTCTTATCCAAAGAAGAGAGGCAATTGTTGATGCCGAGAGTGGGGTAACGCGTGACCGTCATTACGGAAAAAGTGATTGGAACGGGATAGAATTTTCAGTGATAGATACCGGGGGATATGTACTTGGTAGCGATGATGTTTTTGAAAAAGAAATTGATAAGCAAGTAGAACTTGCAATAGACGAGGCTGATGCCATTATTTTTATGGTGGATGTGGAGGCTGGAGTTACCGGTATGGATGAGGATGTTGCCAATCTGTTAAGACGGGTGAACAAACCTGTATTTTTAGTGGTGAATAAGGTAGATAACGGCAAGAGAGCCGAAAATGCAGTGGAGTTTTATTCGCTTGGACTTGGGGATTACTATACCATTGCAAGTATAAGTGGAAGTGGTACTGGAGACCTTTTGGACGATCTAGTGAAAATATTGCCCGAGAAAGAAAAGGTAGAGGATAATCTTCCTCGATTTGCAGTAGTGGGAAGGCCCAACGCTGGGAAATCATCGTTTATAAACGCCCTTATTGGGGAAGAAAGATATATCGTTACCGATGTTCCTGGAACAACTAGGGATAGTATAGATACAAAATACAATCGTTTTGGATTTGAATTTAACTTAGTGGATACCGCAGGAATTAGGCGTAAGGCTAAGGTGCGGGAAGATTTGGAGTTTTATTCTGTAATGCGTTCCGTAAGGGCCATAGAGCATTCAGACGTTTGTATTCTAATGTTGGATGCTACCCGTGGGTTTGATGGGCAGGTAGAGAATATATTTTGGTTGGCACAGCGAAACAATAAGGGGATTGTAATCTTGGTAAATAAATGGGACCTTATAGAAGATAAGGAAACCAATACTATTAAACAATACACTCAAAAAATAAAAGAGGCCATAACTCCCTTTGTGGATGTGCCTATTCTTTTTATATCCGTACATACCAAACAACGGATCTTTAAGGCCATTGAAACTGCAGTGCAGGTTTATGAGAATCGCAACAAAAAGGTGGTTACCAGAAAATTGAACGATATAATGTTGCCCATTATAGAAAATTATCCGCCGCCGGCATACAAGGATAAATATGTGAAGATAAAATTTTGTACCCAGTTGCCCACTCCTTATCCCCAGTTTGCATTCTTTTGTAATCTACCACAATATGTTAGGGATCCCTATAAGAGGTTCTTGGAGAACAAACTTAGGGAGCATTTCGATTTTACCGGAGTGCCAGTAACGGTGTTTATGAGGAAAAAATAA